From a region of the Bermanella marisrubri genome:
- a CDS encoding manganese efflux pump produces MELSFYTACLLMGLGIGADVLLATLTRSQHLSLVSAVSFWIAGVTATHTFFPALGYAMTYYSVSALPVVTPVIGLVAFLLIAHFLVSEWLQQETESHSQHFVTFGLILAVSWDALWSGPAKSAQVSDWSPLAVIASFFVVGFVVNICAFIGLIVGRKMNGNLPDEYQVFMLWLQYSVIGYFAWLALCRYTLDWQVSTLSLLLFSAIFTYMMMRILPAWQAWFTPRTKDVS; encoded by the coding sequence ATGGAATTATCGTTTTATACCGCCTGTTTATTGATGGGGTTGGGCATTGGTGCTGATGTATTATTGGCAACACTGACTCGTTCGCAACACCTTAGCCTTGTTTCTGCAGTTTCGTTTTGGATTGCTGGGGTTACGGCTACTCATACTTTTTTTCCTGCACTCGGCTACGCGATGACGTATTACAGCGTCTCCGCTTTACCTGTAGTAACACCCGTTATTGGCCTAGTGGCGTTTTTATTGATAGCTCACTTTTTGGTTTCAGAGTGGCTACAACAAGAAACGGAGTCTCATTCGCAACATTTCGTAACGTTCGGTTTAATTTTAGCAGTGAGTTGGGACGCTCTGTGGTCAGGTCCTGCTAAATCGGCACAAGTTTCTGACTGGAGTCCGCTGGCTGTCATTGCTTCGTTTTTTGTGGTGGGGTTTGTTGTGAACATTTGTGCTTTTATCGGACTGATAGTAGGGCGCAAAATGAATGGCAATTTGCCTGATGAGTATCAGGTTTTCATGTTGTGGCTGCAATACAGTGTCATTGGATATTTTGCTTGGCTCGCATTATGTCGTTATACACTAGATTGGCAAGTGAGTACGCTCAGCCTGTTATTATTTAGCGCTATTTTTACCTACATGATGATGCGAATATTGCCCGCGTGGCAAGCTTGGTTTACCCCGCGGACCAAAGATGTTTCGTAA